Proteins from one Verrucomicrobiaceae bacterium genomic window:
- the waaF gene encoding lipopolysaccharide heptosyltransferase II has product MYALFRCVEALLSLLPLVIVWYLGRFCGTLAYFVGGGYRRLALNNLRIAFGAEKSELERRQIAREHFKSLFANFLCGLKMPLMREADLARHVRTEGVERVQAAYDDNRRPILNLVLHASCWEILTQVPSAYVRGHQTGAIYQPLRNPWLNALVLRRRQKLGYTLFDRQAGFTGPMKFMREAGQIGVLVDQHAGDKGLWCPFFGRLASTTPVAALMAMRTGAVIMPMMVYDDGPARWRLVAAPAVTSTESEPTAEGITAAMNLAVEQLIREQPACWFWVHERWKTPKPEFLIHFYKRGITLPPGTRMDQLQPFELLIRSPNWLGDACMAFPMIRAIHRGRPDISITVIGPDKLEQLWLSMPEVSRYIAKPAKEGVFAVARRIRATGIHFDAAVLCTNSTRSTMEIWLADIPRRVGFRGSFRSKMLNQIVPEPVLAPGEIEHHARRYLRLAKHIGANTDDVGLWGTPLPEQNSNTAFRIGICAGAEYGPAKRWPLERFAAVANLVSARHASVHWQLFGAPGEKEMGQQLSALITASHENLVGQTSLSELIARLRQCHLLLTNDTGTMHLAAALGVPVVSIFGSTCPIATGPLGEQHTVLRKKQACSPCFERECRFGHYECMTQISVEEVSAAIESRLSKTAA; this is encoded by the coding sequence GTGTACGCGCTGTTCCGGTGCGTGGAGGCTTTGCTGTCGCTGCTTCCGCTCGTGATCGTTTGGTATTTAGGCCGGTTTTGTGGAACTCTAGCTTATTTCGTGGGCGGGGGGTATCGGAGGCTTGCCCTGAATAATTTGCGCATCGCGTTCGGTGCCGAAAAAAGCGAATTAGAGCGCAGACAGATCGCCCGGGAGCATTTCAAAAGCTTATTCGCGAATTTCCTCTGCGGTCTGAAGATGCCACTCATGCGTGAGGCGGATCTCGCACGGCATGTGCGAACGGAGGGTGTCGAGCGGGTGCAGGCGGCGTATGATGACAATCGGCGGCCGATCCTGAATCTCGTGCTGCATGCGAGCTGTTGGGAAATCCTCACCCAGGTGCCCTCCGCCTATGTGCGCGGGCATCAAACTGGAGCGATTTATCAGCCTTTGCGCAATCCCTGGCTCAATGCCCTTGTCCTACGCAGGCGGCAGAAGTTGGGTTACACGCTGTTTGATCGGCAGGCCGGTTTTACGGGTCCGATGAAATTCATGCGCGAGGCGGGTCAGATCGGTGTGCTGGTGGATCAGCACGCGGGGGATAAAGGTCTGTGGTGCCCGTTTTTCGGTCGTTTAGCATCCACGACGCCCGTGGCCGCGCTCATGGCGATGCGCACAGGGGCCGTGATCATGCCGATGATGGTCTATGACGACGGCCCCGCACGCTGGCGACTGGTCGCTGCGCCTGCTGTGACCTCGACGGAGAGTGAGCCGACGGCTGAAGGCATCACGGCGGCGATGAATCTCGCGGTGGAGCAGCTCATACGGGAGCAGCCAGCATGCTGGTTCTGGGTACATGAGCGGTGGAAGACACCGAAGCCCGAGTTCCTCATCCATTTCTATAAACGCGGCATCACCTTGCCACCAGGGACCCGCATGGACCAGCTTCAGCCCTTTGAGCTGCTCATCCGCAGCCCGAATTGGCTGGGAGATGCCTGCATGGCCTTTCCGATGATCCGTGCGATTCATCGTGGTCGTCCAGATATTAGTATCACGGTGATTGGGCCGGACAAACTGGAGCAGCTCTGGCTCTCCATGCCTGAGGTATCGCGTTATATCGCCAAACCAGCGAAGGAAGGTGTTTTTGCCGTGGCGAGGCGGATTCGGGCCACGGGTATCCATTTTGACGCAGCGGTGCTTTGCACGAATTCGACCCGCAGCACGATGGAGATTTGGTTAGCAGACATTCCACGGCGTGTTGGTTTCCGTGGCTCTTTCCGATCGAAGATGCTCAATCAAATCGTGCCCGAGCCTGTATTGGCCCCAGGCGAGATCGAGCACCATGCGCGGCGCTACTTACGCTTGGCGAAGCACATCGGCGCGAACACGGACGATGTTGGCTTATGGGGGACTCCTTTGCCGGAGCAAAATTCGAACACCGCATTCCGCATCGGCATCTGCGCTGGAGCGGAGTATGGACCGGCGAAACGCTGGCCGCTGGAGCGCTTTGCGGCAGTCGCGAACCTCGTCTCTGCTCGGCATGCATCCGTCCATTGGCAGCTATTTGGGGCTCCAGGTGAAAAAGAAATGGGGCAGCAGCTCTCTGCGCTCATAACCGCTTCGCATGAAAACCTCGTCGGCCAGACCAGCCTGAGCGAGCTGATCGCTCGACTGCGCCAGTGCCATCTTTTGCTCACGAATGATACGGGCACGATGCATCTCGCGGCGGCGCTCGGAGTGCCTGTCGTGAGTATTTTTGGTTCGACCTGCCCCATCGCCACAGGGCCGCTCGGTGAACAGCATACCGTCCTGCGGAAAAAGCAGGCATGCAGTCCCTGCTTTGAGCGTGAGTGCCGATTTGGTCATTATGAGTGCATGACGCAAATCAGCGTCGAGGAGGTCTCCGCCGCGATTGAATCCCGATTGTCCAAGACCGCCGCATAG
- a CDS encoding exo-alpha-sialidase, which yields MHLRSLTAFLLLLTPAFAQTKLQKADVTLAPPRNLKTKLAPGYTIPIVDISGETQRQVIVDREKGQYLGHPTTVLLEDNKTMLTVYPKGHGRGAIVYKRSNDAGLTWSERLPTPKNWETSQEVPTMHRVVDASGKKRLIMFSGLYPIRMAVSEDDGANWSELKAIGDFGGIVAMGTVIDLKTPGHYLAFFHDDGRFIRGTPSKAWRFWVYTTLSKDGGLTWSAPTPIAMLPDASLCEPGVLRSPDGKQIAVLLRENSRKYNSFVIFSNDEGLSWTEAKELPAALTGDRHVAKYAPDGRLFISFRDTTHVSATKGDWVGWVGKYDDIVNGTEGQYRIRIMDNTKGADCTYPGVELLPDGTFVTTTYGHWTEGEEAYVVSVRFKLSELDAKVK from the coding sequence ATGCATCTCCGCTCACTCACTGCGTTTCTGTTGCTGCTCACTCCAGCATTTGCCCAGACCAAGCTCCAAAAGGCCGATGTCACGCTCGCACCGCCGAGGAATCTGAAAACGAAGCTCGCTCCTGGATACACGATTCCCATCGTGGACATCAGCGGGGAGACGCAGCGCCAAGTCATCGTGGATCGCGAGAAGGGGCAGTATCTCGGGCATCCGACGACGGTGCTGCTGGAGGACAATAAGACCATGCTCACCGTCTATCCGAAGGGTCACGGTCGTGGTGCCATCGTTTACAAGCGCAGCAACGACGCGGGCCTTACCTGGAGCGAGCGACTGCCGACGCCGAAGAACTGGGAGACCTCTCAGGAGGTGCCGACGATGCACCGCGTCGTCGATGCGAGCGGGAAAAAGCGCCTCATCATGTTCAGCGGCCTGTATCCGATCCGCATGGCGGTCAGCGAGGACGACGGAGCGAACTGGAGCGAGCTGAAAGCCATCGGCGACTTCGGTGGCATCGTCGCCATGGGCACGGTGATCGACTTGAAGACACCGGGACACTACTTGGCCTTCTTCCACGACGACGGACGCTTTATCCGCGGCACTCCGTCCAAAGCGTGGCGCTTCTGGGTCTATACCACGCTTTCCAAAGACGGCGGCCTCACCTGGAGCGCCCCCACGCCCATCGCCATGCTGCCGGATGCCAGTCTCTGCGAACCCGGCGTCCTGCGCTCGCCGGATGGCAAACAGATCGCCGTCCTGCTTCGCGAAAACAGCCGTAAGTACAATTCCTTCGTCATTTTCTCCAACGACGAAGGCCTCAGTTGGACAGAGGCAAAAGAACTGCCCGCCGCCCTCACTGGCGACCGCCACGTCGCGAAGTATGCGCCAGATGGCCGCCTCTTCATCAGCTTCCGCGATACCACACACGTCAGCGCCACCAAGGGCGACTGGGTCGGCTGGGTGGGCAAATATGACGACATCGTGAACGGCACCGAAGGCCAGTACCGCATCCGCATCATGGACAACACCAAAGGAGCCGACTGTACCTATCCTGGCGTCGAGTTGCTGCCCGATGGCACCTTTGTCACCACGACTTACGGTCACTGGACCGAGGGAGAGGAGGCGTATGTCGTCAGCGTACGGTTCAAGCTCAGTGAGCTGGATGCGAAGGTAAAGTAG